DNA from Mesorhizobium loti R88b:
TGCAAGAGCACGATTGCGCCGGGGCGTACCGAGGCGAGCACTGCATCGACGATCGCGTCGGTGCCGGGGCGCGACCAGTCTCTTGGGTCGATCGACCAATGAAGGGCCGCCAGCCCTGCGATCTCTGAGGCAGTGAGCACTTCTTCGCTCCAGGCGCCGTATGGCGCGCGAATGTAGCGGATCGAGGCCTGCGGGCATGCTAGCATGATGGCCTGGTTCGCCTCAAATACCTCACGTTGCACTTCGCCCAAGCCGCACTTGGACAGGTCCGGATGAGACATCGTGTGGTTGCCTACCTCATGCCCTTCTGCGATCATTCGCTGGATGAGATCCGGATGCTCTGCGGCGTAAGCACCAATGACGAAGAATGTCGCTGGCACCCGATTTTGCGCCAGCACATCGAGTATCTGTGGTGTGAAACATGGATTTGGACCGTCGTCAAACGTCAGATAGACGCTTCGACGCCCGGTGCCGTCAGCGCATTCACTCTGCACCTCCCATCTGTCATCGAGACGTCTCATAGCTGCGAACCCTTGCGGTCAATTGTTGTACCGGTCGGCCATTCGCAATCGGCATAACCCCGATCCTTGAGGTAGGGGCCTACGCTATCGGAGGGAGCTTGTCGCGAAGAGCCGACGCGATGCAGCTTGCCCCGATCACCGATGTACCTGGTCGAAAAGGGGATCGGCTCGCTTGATGTTCGGCGCAGACCACACCAGAAAATGCTCCTCGGAGCCAACGCATGCATCGACAATCTCCTTAGGGCTGCATCCTTGAATTCTTCCTATGGGACGTTCTGTCGAATCGGCAAAATCGATTGTTTCGATGACAAGCATCCACGTTGCGGATAGATGAGACAAAGGCTTGGATCGCGCGCAACCTCACGGCGGCAGCAGCATCAACCTTAGTCAGCCGGCCATGAGCGCGGCCGTCGCCCGGTCGCGCGACTATTTCAACGATGAACTGTTTATGATGAGCGGCCGCGAATGCGTTCTAACCCGCGTGCGGAACCGTCAGCGTCTCAGAGTCGAGCGACGACGTCGCGCAGCATCTCGACGCCTTTTTCGATCTGCCGGATGCTCAGGGCGGAATAGCCCATGACAAGCCCGACGCGGTCGGCTTCGCCTGCTCCCGACTGCCGATGATAAAGCGGCGAAATCGGGTGCAGACCCAGACCCGCGTATTGGGCAGCTTCGACCAACGCCGTTTCACGCGATCGCGGCAGGTCGTTGAACCATATGACGACGTGCAGTCCAGCCTCTGCCCCCTGGACGGCGATCCGACCTTGAAAACTCCGCTTCAGGGCGGTCAGCAATGCCTCCCGGCGCTCGCCGTTGATGCGGCGCACGCGGCGCACATGGCTTTCATAGCCACCGCTCTCGATCAGAGAGGCCAATGACTCCTGCCCCGCCATCGGAGAATGCCGGTCGGCAAGCTGCTTGGCGGTTTCGAAAACCTGCAGGAATTCCGCCGGGACGACGAGATAACCGATCCGCAGCATCGGCGAGAGCGTCTTTGAGATGGTGCCGAGGTAGATGACGGCCCCATGATCCTCGAGGCTATGCAGCGGGGGAACGGGGCTGATATCGTAGCGATATTCGCTGTCGTAGTCGTCCTCGATGACATAGGCGCCCTGCTCCCGCGCCCATTCCAGAAGCTGATGCCGCCGCGGGATCGGCATGACGCCGCCGAGCGGAAACTGATGCGAGGGCGTCACATAGGCCAGCCGGGCCGCGACCCCCGCCAGTTGCTCCGTTTGCATGCCGTGATCGTCAACCTCGACGGGAACGGGCGTGGCACCTGTACTGGCAAAGACCTGGCGCGCCATCCTGTAGCAGGGGTCCTCGATGACGAAGCTGTCCCCGGGGTCGAGCAGCAGGCGCGCGCAGAGATCGAGGCCCTGCTGCGAACCATTGACGATGACGATCTGCTCGGGGTCGCAGCGCACAGTACGGGCGCGCCAGAGATAGCCCTGAAGCGCTTGGCGGAGCCGGCTCGAACCGCACGGATCGTCATAGGCGAGCCGTGCCGGCCGCTGCGCCATCGCCGCGTTCATCGCGCGCTTCCAAACCGATGC
Protein-coding regions in this window:
- the nodB gene encoding chitooligosaccharide deacetylase NodB, coding for MRRLDDRWEVQSECADGTGRRSVYLTFDDGPNPCFTPQILDVLAQNRVPATFFVIGAYAAEHPDLIQRMIAEGHEVGNHTMSHPDLSKCGLGEVQREVFEANQAIMLACPQASIRYIRAPYGAWSEEVLTASEIAGLAALHWSIDPRDWSRPGTDAIVDAVLASVRPGAIVLLHDGCPPDESTRSTQASLRNQTVMALSNLIPALDACGYEIRSLPEHH
- a CDS encoding PLP-dependent aminotransferase family protein, giving the protein MVQSPGPGASTRSHGMGARQIYEALREQILRGVYGTGSQLPSSRGLAEELGVSRTTVTVAYEQLAAEGFIDIRQGARPRVASSLLGHELTANPPKRFGPVHLSSYGERLRGTPRWPDYLPNTLKVDFRYGVLAPSDFPASVWKRAMNAAMAQRPARLAYDDPCGSSRLRQALQGYLWRARTVRCDPEQIVIVNGSQQGLDLCARLLLDPGDSFVIEDPCYRMARQVFASTGATPVPVEVDDHGMQTEQLAGVAARLAYVTPSHQFPLGGVMPIPRRHQLLEWAREQGAYVIEDDYDSEYRYDISPVPPLHSLEDHGAVIYLGTISKTLSPMLRIGYLVVPAEFLQVFETAKQLADRHSPMAGQESLASLIESGGYESHVRRVRRINGERREALLTALKRSFQGRIAVQGAEAGLHVVIWFNDLPRSRETALVEAAQYAGLGLHPISPLYHRQSGAGEADRVGLVMGYSALSIRQIEKGVEMLRDVVARL